A single window of Kitasatospora sp. HUAS MG31 DNA harbors:
- a CDS encoding NAD(P)H-dependent flavin oxidoreductase, producing MTASSTAGRFGNLLGLDHPVVQGPFGGGMSSVALAAAVSEAGGLGSFGAHHLSPDALDALVGELRAATSRAFAVNLWVPLPGEVGPLPSADDLAEHLERLAPYYAELGVPKPDPVAALAARPVFEEQLEALIAAGPPAISFVMGCPPAAAVAEAKRRGIVLIGTATTVAEAEVLAEAGLDAVVASGSDAGGHRGAFLRPVRESLVGTFALVPQVADAVTVPVIAAGGIADGRGVVAALVLGADAVQIGTGFLATEESAASEVHRAALLGPDARTTVLTRLFSGRTARGILNRFTREQAAAEELVPPYPVQNVLMQPIRAAAARSGEPGLTNLWSGQAAPLVTGGGARAYLDNLLTDAELLLGRRL from the coding sequence ATGACCGCGAGCAGTACCGCAGGACGGTTCGGCAACCTGCTGGGCCTGGACCACCCCGTCGTCCAGGGGCCGTTCGGCGGCGGGATGTCCTCGGTCGCGCTGGCGGCCGCGGTGTCCGAGGCCGGCGGGCTGGGCTCCTTCGGCGCCCACCACCTCTCCCCCGACGCCCTGGACGCCCTGGTCGGCGAGCTCCGGGCGGCGACCTCCCGGGCGTTCGCAGTCAACCTCTGGGTGCCGCTGCCCGGCGAGGTGGGGCCGCTCCCGTCGGCGGACGACCTGGCGGAGCACCTGGAGCGGCTGGCCCCGTACTACGCGGAGCTGGGGGTGCCGAAGCCCGATCCGGTGGCCGCGCTGGCCGCCCGGCCGGTGTTCGAGGAGCAGCTGGAGGCGCTGATCGCCGCCGGACCGCCCGCGATCAGCTTCGTCATGGGCTGCCCGCCCGCGGCGGCGGTCGCGGAGGCCAAGCGCCGTGGGATCGTGCTGATCGGCACCGCGACGACGGTGGCCGAGGCCGAGGTGCTGGCCGAGGCGGGCCTGGACGCGGTGGTGGCCTCCGGCAGCGACGCGGGCGGGCACCGCGGGGCGTTCCTGCGGCCGGTCCGGGAGTCGCTGGTCGGGACGTTCGCCCTGGTGCCACAGGTGGCGGACGCGGTGACGGTCCCGGTGATCGCGGCCGGCGGGATCGCGGACGGCCGGGGTGTGGTGGCCGCCCTGGTCCTCGGCGCGGACGCGGTCCAGATCGGCACCGGGTTCCTGGCCACCGAGGAGTCCGCGGCGAGCGAGGTCCACCGGGCCGCGCTGCTCGGCCCGGACGCCCGGACCACCGTCCTCACCCGACTGTTCTCCGGGCGTACGGCGCGCGGCATCCTCAACCGGTTCACCCGCGAGCAGGCGGCGGCCGAGGAGCTGGTGCCGCCGTACCCGGTGCAGAACGTCCTGATGCAGCCGATCCGGGCGGCGGCCGCGCGCAGCGGCGAGCCGGGCCTCACCAACCTGTGGTCGGGGCAGGCCGCCCCGCTGGTCACCGGCGGGGGCGCCCGCGCCTACCTGGACAACCTGCTGACCGACGCCGAACTGCTGCTCGGCCGCCGGCTCTGA
- a CDS encoding YkvA family protein, which translates to MSKPVRSKGHAAVPGLRGLDGLAVGRSAWGLYRETRRPGAPGIGRRMVAMPGLLRDVLRRRYPGVGPGKLALLAALATVYLLSPVDAVPDIFPVVGWTDDTAVLVWFLAGLTRESGRYVEWSHAQRTAD; encoded by the coding sequence GTGAGCAAGCCCGTCAGGTCGAAGGGACACGCCGCAGTACCCGGCCTCCGCGGCCTCGACGGCCTGGCCGTCGGCCGCTCCGCCTGGGGCCTCTACCGCGAGACCAGGCGTCCGGGAGCCCCCGGCATCGGCCGTCGCATGGTCGCGATGCCGGGTCTGCTGCGGGATGTGCTGCGCCGCCGCTACCCCGGGGTCGGCCCGGGCAAGCTGGCACTGCTCGCGGCCCTGGCCACCGTTTACCTGCTCAGCCCGGTGGACGCGGTGCCGGACATCTTCCCGGTCGTCGGCTGGACCGACGACACCGCCGTCCTGGTCTGGTTCCTGGCCGGCCTCACCCGCGAATCCGGCCGCTACGTCGAGTGGTCCCACGCCCAGCGCACGGCCGACTAG
- a CDS encoding SRPBCC family protein encodes MAHEGELRLHARRVLRAPRSAVFRALTDPGDLAEWFGPDGFTIPGVQSDLRPGGSYRIAMQPPEGDMFHLVGEFLEVDPPERLSYTFRWEDPDPEDRETVVTLALNDLGGTVTELVLTQGDFATERRRALHDEGWAQSMDKLEKLMSPDKPV; translated from the coding sequence ATGGCGCACGAAGGCGAGCTAAGGCTCCATGCGCGGCGTGTCCTCCGTGCACCGCGCTCAGCCGTCTTCCGGGCCCTGACCGACCCAGGGGATCTCGCCGAGTGGTTCGGCCCCGACGGGTTCACCATCCCGGGTGTACAGAGCGACCTTCGACCGGGAGGCAGCTATCGCATCGCGATGCAGCCACCGGAGGGCGACATGTTCCATCTGGTGGGAGAGTTTCTCGAGGTCGACCCTCCGGAACGCCTGTCCTACACCTTCCGATGGGAGGATCCCGACCCCGAGGACCGCGAGACAGTAGTGACGCTGGCGCTGAACGACCTCGGCGGCACGGTAACCGAACTGGTTCTCACCCAGGGTGACTTCGCCACGGAACGGCGCCGTGCCCTTCACGACGAGGGCTGGGCCCAGAGCATGGACAAGCTCGAGAAGCTGATGTCGCCGGACAAACCGGTCTGA
- a CDS encoding IS701 family transposase — protein MAEVREDLEAFTAELFEAFTRNDQRRWGQIYVRGLLLDGGRKSVEPMAARLGVDGNRQALAHFVTSSPWDPAHVRARLAWKMQTELKPAALIIDDTGFLKDGDASACVSRQYTGTAGKVTNCQVGVSLHLATDHASAAVDWRLFLPKSWDPTSEKAEPAKVARRERCQIPADLTHVEKWQLALDMVDETRSWGVHVPLVVADAGYGDAVAFRLGLNERGLNYVVGISTTLSAQPGSARPFTPPYGGTGRPPAARYPDPAKSVKALVMDAGRKAARPVSWREGSRPGKGRTGFKRMYSRFVALRIRPAGREIRDATDGVELPECWLLAEWPAREPEPVQFRLSDLPADTPLTTLVRLAKLRWRIEHDYREMKQALGLAHFEARTFTGWHHHVTLVALAHAFCTLRRLARAPKGTAAA, from the coding sequence ATGGCTGAGGTCCGGGAGGACCTGGAGGCGTTCACGGCGGAGCTGTTCGAGGCGTTCACCCGCAACGATCAGCGCCGGTGGGGACAGATCTATGTACGTGGGCTGCTGTTGGATGGCGGGCGCAAGTCGGTGGAGCCGATGGCAGCCCGGCTCGGCGTGGATGGGAACCGGCAGGCGCTCGCGCACTTCGTGACCAGCAGTCCCTGGGACCCGGCGCATGTGCGGGCCCGGCTGGCGTGGAAGATGCAGACGGAGTTGAAGCCGGCCGCCCTGATCATCGACGACACGGGGTTCCTCAAGGACGGTGACGCCTCCGCGTGTGTCTCGCGGCAGTACACCGGCACCGCGGGCAAGGTCACCAACTGCCAAGTGGGCGTCTCGCTGCACCTGGCCACCGACCACGCCTCCGCCGCCGTCGACTGGCGGCTGTTCCTCCCCAAGTCCTGGGACCCGACCTCCGAGAAGGCCGAGCCCGCGAAGGTGGCCCGTCGCGAGCGCTGCCAGATCCCAGCGGACCTGACCCATGTGGAGAAGTGGCAACTCGCCCTGGACATGGTCGATGAGACCCGATCGTGGGGCGTCCACGTCCCACTCGTTGTCGCGGACGCCGGCTACGGCGACGCGGTGGCGTTCCGGCTGGGCCTGAACGAGCGGGGGCTGAACTACGTCGTGGGCATCTCCACCACCCTCAGCGCACAGCCGGGCTCCGCCCGGCCGTTCACCCCGCCCTACGGCGGGACCGGACGTCCGCCGGCGGCCCGGTATCCCGACCCGGCGAAGAGCGTGAAAGCCCTGGTCATGGACGCCGGACGGAAGGCGGCCAGGCCGGTGTCCTGGCGCGAGGGCTCCCGCCCGGGCAAGGGCCGCACCGGGTTCAAGCGCATGTACTCGCGGTTCGTCGCGCTACGTATCCGCCCCGCCGGACGCGAGATCCGCGATGCCACCGATGGCGTCGAGCTGCCGGAGTGCTGGCTACTGGCCGAGTGGCCGGCCAGAGAGCCCGAGCCGGTGCAGTTCCGGCTCTCCGACCTGCCCGCCGACACCCCGCTGACCACCCTGGTCCGCCTGGCCAAGCTCCGCTGGCGCATCGAGCACGACTACCGCGAGATGAAGCAGGCCCTGGGACTCGCCCACTTCGAGGCCCGCACGTTCACCGGCTGGCACCACCACGTCACCCTTGTCGCCCTCGCCCACGCCTTCTGCACCCTGCGGAGGCTGGCCCGAGCCCCAAAAGGAACGGCAGCGGCCTGA